One Nicotiana tomentosiformis chromosome 4, ASM39032v3, whole genome shotgun sequence genomic window carries:
- the LOC104097599 gene encoding thioredoxin Y1, chloroplastic, translating into MAFSIAAAGTGAGAGALASSSANCYSSTKLTYLSSLQFPMELRRFQIGNCGLKSNKGTSRLVPLVEAKKETFSSFEELLEKSEKPLLVDFYATWCGPCQFMVPILNEVGESMKDKIQVVKIDSEKYPALADKYKIQALPTFILFKDGEVCDRFEGALNAPTLMQRIESALEVKQ; encoded by the exons ATGGCATTTTCTATAGCTGCCGCCGGAACCGGAGCCGGCGCTGGCGCTTTGGCTTCTTCGTCGGCGAATTGCTATTCTTCTACAAAGCTTACATACTTGTCTTCCTTGCAATTTCCCATGGAGCTTCGCCGATTTCAAATTGGAAACTGTGGGTTGAAATCCAATAAAGGGACTTCACGGCTTGTTCCTCTG GTTGAAGCAAAGAAGGAAACGTTTTCTTCCTTTGAAGAATTGTTAGAGAAATCTGAGAAACCATTATTGGTTGACTTCTATGCTACCTG GTGTGGTCCTTGCCAGTTCATGGTTCCTATTCTAAATGAAGTTGGTGAATCGATGAAAGATAAAATTCAAGTGGTGAAAATTGATTCAGAAAAGTACCCAGCCCTTGCAGATAAGTACAAAATACAGGCACTGCCAACTTTCATATTGTTCAAGGATGGAGAAGTCTGCGATCGCTTT GAGGGCGCACTCAATGCTCCGACATTGATGCAACGCATAGAATCTGCACTAGAAGTTAAGCAGTAG